A DNA window from Brassica napus cultivar Da-Ae chromosome A4, Da-Ae, whole genome shotgun sequence contains the following coding sequences:
- the LOC106447199 gene encoding uncharacterized protein At4g28440, giving the protein MASNPTDNSQQRPRHRNGPPPPRRQGRNPPPPQPRYQPQQHQSTTTTATAHTPQEKKKPVFVKVDQLKPGTSGHTLTVKVVSQTSVPQKPNAASSSSHLRPNRISECLIGDETASILFTARNDQVELMKPGATVNLRNAKIDMFKGSMRLAVDKWGRIEVTEPVEMVVKEDNNLSLVEYELVNVEE; this is encoded by the exons ATGGCATCAAACCCCACCGACAACTCTCAGCAAAGACCCCGCCACAGAAACGGACCTCCTCCGCCGCGCCGACAGGGAAGAAACCCGCCGCCGCCGCAGCCTCGGTATCAGCCCCAACAGCACCAGTCGACGACGACGACGGCGACGGCTCATACTCCTcaggagaagaagaaaccagTCTTCGTCAAAGTCGATCAGCTCAAACCAGGCACGAGCGGACACACCCTGACCGTCAAAGTCGTCAGCCAAACCTCCGTTCCTCAGAAACCAAAcgccgcttcttcttcttctcacctCCGACCTAATCGAATCTCCGAGTGCCTCATCGGAGACGAAACCGCTTCCATCCTCTTCACCGCTCGCAACGATCAAG TTGAATTGATGAAGCCAGGAGCTACTGTGAATCTCCGGAACGCGAAGATCGATATGTTCAAGGGGTCGATGAGGCTTGCTGTTGACAAATGGGGTCGTATTGAGGTTACGGAGCCTGTTGAAATGGTTGTTAAAGAGGATAACAATCTGTCTCTTGTGGAGTATGAGCTCGTCAATGTTGAGGAATGA
- the LOC106450161 gene encoding uncharacterized protein LOC106450161 precursor (The RefSeq protein has 2 substitutions compared to this genomic sequence): MAFSTRSRLFFLFLILLLFSTQINARDSYSFGKFQREYPKEQNPNNLQTNETSEQDDQNPPFMPQSKNGYGLYGQETTYNNNEDQFNNKKYDENVNYDDSFSTPSLSQAQESYKTYEENYPKMTESYNENNKDSSYYENSNGYGPKNREEEAYKGYGNNVERQRMSDKSYYENSNGYDPEKREKEAYTGYRNNVERQGMSDTRFMANGKYYYDLDDDRNHGRFYQKHYYNDNPTNYNEDSSLKNSYSFKNMMNERSEMFGEGQGDQFSP, encoded by the coding sequence ATGGCTTTCTCCACTAGATCAagactcttcttcttgttcttaaTACTTCTTCTTTTCTCCACTCAAATCAATGCAAGAGACAGCTATTCCTTTGGTAAGTTCCAGAGAGAGTACCCCAAagaacaaaaccctaataatctCCAAACCAACGAGACGAGCGAGCAAGACGACCAGAACCCTCCCTTTATGCCCCAGTCCAAAAACGGATACGGCTTGTACGGTCAAGAAACAACCTACAACAACAATGAAGATCagtttaataacaaaaaatacgACGAGAACGTTAACTACGACGACTCTTTCTCAACCCCGAGCCTAAGCCAAGCCCAAGAATCTTACAAGACATATGAAGAGAACTATCCTAAGATGACCGAGAGTTACAACGAGAACAACAAGGACTCAAGCTACTACGAAAACTCCAATGGCTACGGGCCAAAGAATAGAGAGGAGGAGGCGTACAAGGGTTATGGCAACAACGTGGAGAGACAGAGGATGAGCGATAAGAGCTACTACGAAAACTCTAATGGTTACGGcccagagaagagagagaaggaggcgTACACGGGTTATAGAAACAACGTGGAGAGACAAGGGATGAGCGACACGAGGTTCATGGCCAACGGTAAGTACTACTATGACCTTGATGACGACAGAAACCACGGCCGTTTCTACCAGAAGCATTACTACAACGACAACCCCACCAATTACAATGAAGACTCGAGCTTAAAGAATTCATACAGTTCCAAGAACATGATGAACGAACGGTCCGAGATGTTTGGGGAAGGACAAGGAGATCAGTTCAGTCCATGA
- the BNAA04G19880D gene encoding uncharacterized protein BNAA04G19880D: protein MSLNRKKPNKTATPTILSLCLSILIQTKKKTQKTMEETTWEQRLQAVTHILTHPTTKPSLHSQFLIGTLVPCYLSWDYPPILCHSPGAHLRQWWVSQFLKRASRFGLPDTSWRSNCPFYQPLPAVMAAGVEEGKWGREERRVYVRKRLRRKKLVSEVNPLIPLLVPNLLLFTLLLWDPIPE from the coding sequence atgtCACTGAACCGGAAGAAACCCAACAAGACAGCAACACCAACAATCTTGTCTCTCTGCCTCTCGATCCTaatccaaaccaaaaaaaaaacacaaaagacaatggaggaGACGACATGGGAACAGAGACTACAAGCCGTAACTCACATCCTCACACACCCAACAACGAAACCATCTCTCCACTCCCAATTCCTCATCGGAACGCTAGTCCCATGCTACCTCTCGTGGGATTACCCTCCGATCCTCTGCCACTCTCCTGGAGCGCATCTCCGTCAATGGTGGGTTTCTCAGTTCCTCAAAAGGGCATCGAGATTCGGGCTTCCTGATACCTCGTGGAGGTCGAATTGCCCGTTTTATCAGCCGTTGCCGGCGGTTATGGCCGCCGGAGTGGAGGAAGGAAAGTGGGgaagagaggagaggagagtgTATGTGAGGAAGAGGCTGAGGAGGAAGAAGCTGGTGAGCGAAGTGAATCCTTTGATTCCTCTTTTGGTTCCGAATCTGCTTCTGTTTACTCTCTTGTTGTGGGATCCTATTCCCGAGTAG